A genomic segment from Polyangia bacterium encodes:
- a CDS encoding sigma-54 dependent transcriptional regulator, translated as MPALSHAEPEPRRVLIADDELNMRRVLEAILRREGYDVITAANGTEALSGMTRDVHTVITDLKMPGLDGMGLLRKLSADYPDVPVVMITAHGSVENAVEAVKLGAFDYLEKPFEQEQIRQIVAKAMNTYALARRDATPEAPSVRGRFRLVGQSHAIKQIYAVVEKVANTPSTVLITGESGTGKELIARALHDNSSRHNGPFIKINCAAIPKTLMESELFGYDKGAFTGAVGAKPGRFELAHGGSLFLDEIGEIPVEMQVKLLRVLQESEFERVGGIKTIKVDVRLITATNRDLMQEIATGDFREDLFYRLNVVPIHIPPLRERREDVPLLASHFIAKFNDRLKKNIASIQPAAVDRLIASNWPGNIRELENVMERTMLFCEGPEIGLSDLPPEFVPPAHAATALTPVGATGEPATAASGSFPAPTIPPAGGSLKEAVRAETERVERGLIQRALDETGGNVTQAARKLKISRKSLQTKMKEFGLRDTARGD; from the coding sequence GTGCCCGCTCTGTCCCACGCCGAACCAGAACCACGCCGCGTCCTGATCGCCGACGACGAATTGAACATGCGCCGCGTGCTGGAAGCGATCCTGCGCCGCGAGGGCTACGACGTCATCACCGCCGCCAACGGCACCGAGGCGTTGTCGGGAATGACCCGCGACGTCCACACGGTGATCACCGATCTGAAGATGCCTGGTCTGGACGGGATGGGCCTTTTGCGCAAGCTGTCCGCCGACTATCCCGACGTGCCGGTCGTGATGATCACCGCGCACGGCTCGGTGGAAAACGCCGTCGAGGCCGTGAAGCTGGGAGCGTTCGACTATCTGGAAAAGCCCTTCGAACAGGAGCAAATCCGCCAGATCGTCGCCAAGGCGATGAACACCTACGCCCTGGCCCGCCGCGACGCCACCCCGGAGGCACCTTCCGTCCGTGGCCGGTTTCGCCTGGTCGGCCAGTCGCACGCCATCAAGCAGATCTATGCCGTGGTCGAGAAGGTGGCGAACACGCCGTCCACGGTGCTGATCACCGGCGAATCGGGCACCGGCAAGGAACTGATCGCCCGCGCCCTGCACGACAATTCGTCGCGCCACAACGGCCCCTTCATCAAGATCAATTGCGCCGCCATCCCCAAGACGCTGATGGAGTCCGAGCTGTTCGGTTACGACAAGGGCGCCTTCACCGGCGCCGTCGGCGCCAAGCCGGGCCGCTTCGAGCTGGCCCACGGCGGGTCGCTTTTCCTCGACGAGATCGGCGAGATCCCGGTCGAGATGCAGGTGAAGCTTTTGCGCGTGCTGCAAGAGTCGGAGTTCGAGCGCGTGGGCGGCATCAAGACCATCAAGGTCGACGTCCGCCTGATCACCGCCACCAACCGCGATCTGATGCAGGAGATCGCCACCGGCGATTTCCGCGAGGATCTGTTTTACCGCCTGAACGTGGTGCCCATTCACATTCCCCCGCTGCGCGAGCGGCGCGAAGACGTGCCGCTTTTGGCCAGCCACTTCATCGCCAAGTTCAACGACCGCCTGAAGAAGAACATCGCCAGCATTCAGCCCGCCGCTGTCGATCGCCTGATCGCCTCCAACTGGCCCGGCAACATCCGCGAGCTGGAGAACGTCATGGAACGGACCATGCTGTTCTGCGAAGGCCCCGAGATTGGCTTGAGCGATCTGCCTCCCGAGTTCGTGCCGCCGGCGCACGCCGCGACCGCCCTGACGCCGGTTGGTGCCACCGGGGAGCCGGCCACGGCCGCCTCGGGCTCGTTCCCAGCGCCGACGATTCCGCCCGCCGGTGGGTCGTTGAAAGAAGCGGTCCGCGCCGAAACCGAGCGCGTGGAACGGGGCCTCATCCAGCGCGCCCTCGACGAGACCGGCGGCAACGTCACCCAGGCCGCCCGCAAGCTGAAGATCTCGCGCAAGAGCCTGCAGACGAAGATGAAAGAGTTCGGTCTGCGCGACACCGCCCGGGGCGACTAG